CGCAATTACCGAATCAGTAACTCACTGAATTCATGGAATCATTAGCTGCGGTGGGTGATTTGACGAAGGAAATTGCACTGCATTTTGCTTTAAGGACTGGGCGGAAGCTGCTGGATTCTAAGCAGGAATCGGAGAAGTTAATCCTCAGATGTCACTTTAATTGAAGGCTTTCGGGGATCGACCGAGCAGCGGGTGGGTAATTTGACGAATTTTCCCTTGCATTGGTGGGTGATTTGACGAAATAATTTAACGTTCTCTCATTCCGATTCCTTGCCGCACAGACCCGTAGTCCTTGGCTGGTGCGACTTTTCACGTATCGGGTGGGTGATTTGACGAAAATGGATTAACTTTTTAGCCCACTAGGTGGGTGATTTATCGCCCCCTGATTCTTTGGTGGGTGATTTGACGATTCACCCGGTGGGTGATTTAACGAAAGAAATTCCGGATACCGAACGGAACCATGGCGCCGCGAAAGAGTAAGATATCCACAGGCCCGGAAACGGAGGATCTGTTCAGGATTCCGACCGCCAAGGCGTCGGCGCAGGCGGAAGCACGTGCGGCTTCGGCCATCCCCGATGACAGGGACGAAGAGACCGAGCGAGGTCACCTGGATGATGCCAATCCGGTGAAGCGCCAGGCCTTGCTCCCCAATCGTCGACCCGAAGACCTACTGTACTTTCTCATCGAGCCCCTCGAGGTCGTACTGAAAGATGATATGGCTTCAATGGAAAGCCCTATCTATTCCCTGAGCAAATCGATCGATACGACGATCATCCGCTACGAACACAATGGCAACTGGCTCGAAATCGTTCCGTCGGTAAAGGGGAGGGCGACGATCTACGACAAGGACCTCATCCTTTATTGTACGAGCCATATCGTGCGCGCGGTAAACGAGGGACGTCCAGTGTCGCCGACAATTCGGTTCTCCGCCTACGACTTTCTTCAATTTGCGAACCGCACCAAAAGCGGCGTCGCCTACAATTCGCTGCGCGACACGCTTGTCCGCCTCAATGGTACGCGCATCACGACCAATATCGTCACGGGCAAGGAGCGCCACGAATCCGTGTTCGGTCTGATCGAGCATGGGACGATCATCAGCGAGACCCGCGACGGGCGGATGAAAGAAATCGAGGTGAAGCTCTCGGAGTGGGTTTTCCGAGGGATCGCGAATGCTGAAGTGCTAACCCTGCACCAGGATTATTTCAGGCTGCGCCGACCACTAGAGCGGCGTCTTTACGAACTCGCCCGGAAGCATTGCGGTTCTAAAGAAGAATGGGCGATGTCTATGGAACTGTGCATGAAGAAGGCGGGGTCGAAGGGGCCGCTCAAAGAGTTCCGGCGCATGGTGCGGGAGATCGTTGAAGACAATGAGCAGACCGACCACTTTCCGGATTATAGCGTGGCGATTGAGGGTGACAGCATCGTCTTTCGTCGAAAAGCGAGAGCAAAGCTCGGCGGTCGCAAGGAGCCTGCAAAGGTGGCTCAACCGAAGCTCAATCCGGACAGCTATGCCAAGGCCAGGGCGGTCGCGCCAGGGTGGGATGTCTATGCCCTGGAAGCGGAATGGATCGAGTTCTGGAACACGTCTGGTCGGCCTGAATTCAAATCGGCCGATGCAGCCTTCATCGGTTTCTGCAAATCCCGCGCTCGCGATCAGAAGCGATAGTCACTTTTAGCTGACTTCCAGCCGCGTGGCCGCCGTGCTACGGTCGGGCCATGTCGGCAGAGAAAAACAGACGCGAATTAGAATGTCCGCTGGAATACCGCGGCGGATACGATGCGGTTCCCGTCGGTCGTCGCGCTGGCGTGTGGAAGGTGCTGCTTCTGCTGGCTATTCTCGTGTTGCTTGGCGCGGTCGGATACGGTGTCGCAACTTCGTACTGGCGGCGCGCAGATTTCAGCCGGGCAGGGGAGGGCGCTGGTGCCAACCTGTTACAGACCCCGCGCCGGTCCTGACCTGTCGTCTAACCTTGCCGACCGCAGATCGCCATCGATAGAACGGGCTGCGCAGGTCAAGCAGCTGATCTGACTTGCCGCGTCCGAGGAATGATATTACCCACCCCGCCGGATTTCTAACGGCCGGATCGAACATCGCCTGCAGCAGAATCATCGCCGCACCCTGTTCACCATAGCGGGATATGAGCTGAGCGAAGACGTCTCGCGTCACGCCTATATGTGCCGCGGCGCTTCGGCTGTAAAGCAACAGAGATCGCTGGGGCGGCATGTCTTCAGAGGCGAAGGCCGATAGGCCCAACTTCTGGAAACCGATCTCGACAGTCATCGCCAAGTCGGCCGCATCGGGCCCGCGCACAGGCGCGTAGCACGGCTCTACTGCGGCAGGTTCTTCCGCTCTAAGGCTGCACTCAGCCGTCACAGGCATCTGACCTTTCGGCTCTACATCAAGAATAGAAGACCTGAGAGTGTTCGTCAGAGGGGCGTTCGGATCGACGCCCTGGGGTGACTCGTCTTTACCGTCTTCTAACCGAAGCAAAACACAGCCCTTGAGATCATCCACCGCCTGCTGCACATCTGTCAGGATTTCTAATCCACGGCCTGTATCCGTCATTCGTCGGCCAACGTCGCAACGTCGAGTCAGGCTGCCAATACGATGGCAAACCTCGGGATCTGCAAAGCGATTTAGTCCTGCCAGCTCGATTTTGAGGCGGGCGAATTCGACCTGCATGAACCGTGCAGCCTTGCGAGCGTCGGTTCGCGCCGCGATCGTGGCGCTGAACTCTTCTATTCGCGAGAACAGGGGAAGTAGGTTGATGCCCGCGCTTCTGGTGCGGTTGCGGCTGGGCGCATCGTTGCACCAGACAAGCCGCATTTCTCGAAGCTCGGCAAGCGCCTTCTGAATGGTGCGCCGGCTTAGGTTGAGCATCTGCTCGAAGGTGGCGTTTTTAGCGAAGACCGTAAACGCACTGAGGCACCATCCCTCATTGCAACCATCCTGAGCCAGGATGGTTTGAGCCTGAAGCTGCAGCATCGCCTGCAAGAGGAATTTTGCCCGTGAGCTTAGTGCGTCACTTGCGCTGATGTAACGGCGGATGATCTTGAGCGATGCGTGAAAATCAAGGCCCTCAGGCAGGCCTTGAAATCCCTTCGCGAGCCACTCCGCGCGCAGAGAGTTAGGCGTGACGGGTCGATGACCGGTAGGACCGTTCATGAATAAACCTCAGTAGGGGGAGGTTTTAGGCAAAGCTCCGCCGTCGCTCATTCTGAGCGGTTTAAGTTTGACAGGTGTAGGGCGCGGAGACTATAAGTTCTGTGCGAATAATAACTTTTCGGGCTTGCCGATTATCTCCCCGCCTCAACTCTGTTGTGGCGGTTTTTCTTTGTCTATCCTCCTGTTGATAATTCAGTGTGAGTTACCGCTCGCGTAGGTTCAGAGCGGGTAACTGGGCGGTAGGGGTTCAGAGAAGCGGATCGACGTTCATTTGCGAAAAAAGGCTTAGCCGCAATCGATCCGAATTTCAGACAACAGCAAGCGCTGCTTGCTGTCTCTAGTTGTCGTGATTCTGTGTCGTGTTCAGCTTAATTCACTGCGAACGACCTATCGATGAGTTCGCGGACTTCTCCTACCGTGCGAGGCCGACCCTGAGGCGTGTAGTAAACGCTCTTATTACTGGCTGCCGCGCGCGGCGTCACGACGTCAGCGAGGTCCTTCAGGTTCGCTCTGAGGAAGCGGTTCCCTTCGTCGATACCGAGAAAATGCAGCGTGTACAGCTCCCCGGATGTCGGCTCACGACCCAATAGACTGCGCAGGGCCGATTGATGATCCTTGGTAAGCTCTGCCGCCATCGTTGAGTTCAGAGTGGGGTCATATCGGAGGGCAAGCAGACGCCAGCGGGCGAGGGGGGAGTCGATCGAGCAACGTCCCGATGGCCTCCGAGTGATCATCCTTGCCTGATCGATGCCCGCTGCTGGTCCATGGAGGCGAAGCACACAGAGCCAAGTGTTTTCGGTGAACTGAAATAGTCCGGCCGCTGATGAGGTCGGCGCTCTGGCCATATGGTTGAACCCGCTTTCCCGCGCGGCCAGTCCGAGAAAATAGGACAGGTTGATGCGATGCGATAACGCGGCCCGTGCAACCAGCCCTTCGTTAGTCTGTCGCCTTAAGTTTTGAACTGCCGACCGAAGGTGCCTGCGAGGGCGCGTCCTTCGGTGCCCTGCCGGCGTGGCATGGGTATAGGTTTCATAAAAGCTAAGACGAGCCCTGTGGATCGAAATGCGCGCGTCGGGCGAAATGCTCATTTCCGTTAGAAATGCCGTGAAGTCGTCCGCATCGAATGAAATGGGGTCCCGTGAGGAACAGTGAGGCTCGCAAGCTGTGGCCGCGGCTGCCATGGTCGCTGGCGCTATCATCAGCGCGAGGGTAAAGAGCGCACTACGCAGACTTGGACTGAACATTCATACTGCGAGATTGAGGCGAGTTGAAGCGTCGCTGTATCAGGGCGGACACCTTGAAATTCATGTCCTGCGTCGAAACGTAGGTTTCTGCGATTTCCATGATCTCAAAGTTCGGCACACCCAGATATTTGACCAATGCGAAGAGGTGTTCGACCTTCCCGGCATCCCCATGGAGTAGCTTTTTCAATGTAGGTGGGGAAAACCTGACGCGCTCGCAGATTACCATGTTCTGCATGCCCTGCGGATCAGAGGCTGAGCGCGTGCTGATGAAGCATTTTAGCACGCGTGACACGCGGCCGCGCAGCTCATCTGGTTCGAAAGACAAGAGCTGATCTTGCAACATTGTGGCCGCCCCAATTTGAAAGAACGGCTAGGTGCCATGCGTTCGCAATCAAATCAAGCGGCGCTTGCTACCTAAAATTCGGTAGGCGGATAACGTCGCTCTTATCGTGGCGAATGGAGTTCCGGCACTAAATGCGGGAAACCGGGCTTACCGACCAACGGCACTCAATGCCGCCGCCTGCTCGGCGGGCAGCATGTAGCGGTTGCCGTTATGGGCAATGAGATAGAGACAATAGAGATAAAGGGCAGCGACAGCGATCATCCGCTTGTTCCAACGCGCCCGGATGAGTTTATCGGCACAGGTTCGCTGGATGGCCTCGACTGTTCTTTGCAGATGTGCGTTCAGTTTCGGGTCCAGGTTGATCCCCTGACGCTTTTGCTGGTCGTAGGTGTATTTGTCGTAGGTAAGCCGCCAAAGCTCATCGCCTGACAGCCGAGAGACATAATCCAGCGCTTCTGGAAGGATGTTCTTGGTGGAGGCCGGCTTCTTATAGCGACCGATATATTCCGCCAGGCCAAGTTCCAGAACGGTTCGGAATTCGACATCATCGATAAGATTTAAGACGACCCGTTGGCCGTTCGCCATCGGACCCGGAACTGAGCCGTTCTTGGACGAGGATGCTGAGCCTGAAAGGGCGCGCTTCCTGGTGCGGGCTTCTTGTGTGTTCAATTTTCGCATAGTTCGTCTGCAGTTCCCGTTTCTACGGACATAAGCTCCGATGGGGCAAGGGTAAAGTCAAGCGGCGCTTGGTGCGGCAAGTTTGTGGAAAATGGCTTGCGCCATCTGACCGCGCCCACCCTTTCGTGCACCGTCGGAGTTCGATCGTTTCAAAATTATTTCCGCTTCATCGGATCAAGCAAATGCTTCAAGCACTGGAGCATTCGTTGTGTCGAGTTGAGCGTTTGCAACGGTCAATGTATCTAATGCTCGACTCAGATTAGCATATAAATAAAGGAGCACTCTTTCTGTGTAGTGGTCCGTTTGACCAAGTCCGTTCGTCAGTGAATGATTAAGGCGCGTTAATATCTGATACGCGCTTCATTCATTTCTCCGAAGGACTCAAAATGAAAAAGCATCTTATGCTTAAGGCGGACCTCGCCGCTGCACTCGGCATGGTCGCTGTTACCGGCCTCGCACTGGTTGCGGCTCAGGCCGGTACCGACACGACTTTCGATGCAACGACCACTGTGCTCACCGGCTGGGCGGAAGGCTCGCTCGGTAAGATGGCCGCGGTCGCTGGTGTCGCCGGCGCACTCGTCGGTCTCGTCATGAAGTTTGACTGGCGCTTGATCGCCGGTGCCGCCGGTATTGGTCTGACGGCTTCGACCGGCCCAGGCATCGTCTCAGCTCTGACCTCCGCTATCTTCTAGTTGGTTTCGCCGCGCAACCGGTGAAGAGGTCCAGGCCACGGAAATCCACCGGAATGGGGGGAGCCCACAGGTTCCCCTCGCGCGATCGAAGCGCGAGCTGACACGACAGGGGCTGTCGGAGACCCCGCTCGTGAAAGTCTTGGGTAGGAAACTCAATGGACACCCGTATTCCTCAGTATCTGGACGAGCCAGAGCGATACTTCATTTTTACACCGGATGAGTTGGTCGTAGTCGTTGTCCCTCTGGGCATTCTGACGATCGTCGCCAACTTTCTGATCGGTCTCGTCGCGGGTCTGACAGCCTTTTGGCTGCTCCGCCGCTTGAAGAAGGGCGGCTCGCTGACGCGCCTGCTCTGGCTGATGTTCTGGATTCTGCCCTACGAGGTGATGGGTCTGAAGAAAACCCCGCCGGCTCAACATCGTCTGATGGTGGGTTAGATGGACTTTGCCAAGACCCAGCAGGAGCGCAAACTCTACGCTTCGCGACTTTCGGTCATGACCGTCGTCGCTGCCGCCAGCATTGTGACCAATGCCTGTCTGTCGATGGTGTTGGTCGGACAATCTCGAACTATCATTATACCAACCATTCCTGCGGAAGTTTCCATAGACGCCTACGGCGCAGCCGATCCCCTATATCTCGAACGCTTCGCCCGTGATGTCTCGTTCCTGTTTCTGAATCGCTCTCCCGAAACCCTGCTCTATTTCCAGCGGGAGGCGCAGAAGATCATGGAGCCGACAGCCTATCAGGAGATGCACAAGATACTGGTGCGTGACCGTCAGGAGGCCATCCGGGAAAACCGTTCGCAATCCTGGTTTCCCAACGACTTCTATGTCGATCCCAAGACCATGTACGTCGAGATCCGCGGCACGATCCGGATCGAGGCAGGGGGCCGCGAGGTCGATGCCCAGAACAAGATCTATGCACTGACCTTTTCCAAGAACGGTCAGCTGGTTCGCCTGAAAAGCTTCACCGAGATCACGCCGGAAGACGCGCGCGGTGAAAAGATCAAACCACTTCAAACGCTTACAGAAGGATAGGGAACATGTTGAGATCCCTCTTGCTCGGCGCCGCCGCGATGATGATGGCTGCGTCAGCCGGCGCCGAAACCCTGAATGTCAAGGGTGACCAGGCGCTGTTGCAGGTTTCCTCGTCGCAGATGTCGCGCATCCACATTCAGGGCGAACGCATCGCGACGGTGCGCACCATACAGGGTGGAGACGGCGCCGAACTCCTAATTGAAAAAGATGAGACGACCGGTGACGTCTATGTTGGCTTCGACGGCGATACGTCGGGTCAATCCTTCTCTGCATTTTTGACCACGGAGAGCGGAAAGACCGTACAGGCGACCTTTCACCCGGTCGATGACACCGCCAAGACTTTTGAGCTGAAGCTTGAAGGCACTCTGTCAGCATCCAGCCCGGCCGCCTTACAGTTCAAGCGGAACGGCTATCCAGAGACGATGGCCGCCTTCGTCAAGCTCATGTTCAATCCGGATCGGCCGGACGGTGTGGTTTGTCGGCAGGGCCGGGCGCAACCGACACAGACCACGAACTTCCGGGTCTGGACTATCGAGCGGTGTGATGCCGAAGGCATCGCCGGTACCGTGCTGCATTTTAAAAACATATCGACCGTCCCGCAAACCTTGAGCGCCGATGGCTTTCTTGTCCGGCAGGTGCTGGCCGTCGGGATCACCGATGAGCTGCTGTCGCCAGGCGAAGAGGCCCGCGTTTACATCGTCGAAGAGGCCCGCTGATGGACGGTATCTCGACCCCACCCGCCGAAGAGGCGACCGACGAGCGCGTCGTCTCGCCCAACGCCGAGGCCAAGAAGAACTCGACGCTCCTTTGGGCGTCGATCATTGGTGTAGCGGCTGTACTCGGCGGCTTTGCCGTCTACAGCGCCGTCTTTCCGCCTGACCCCAAACCCAAGCAGAAACTGACCAAAGAAGAGGCGGTTCGCATTAAGGGCACGGCGAGCGTCGCCAGCGGCGTGCCGATTTCGCCGACGGCAGAGAATGCGCAACTCAAGTCCGAACGCTCGGACATGGACGCGCGGTTGCGCCAGCTCGAAGCCGAGAACGCGGCCCTCAGCGCCGAGAGGGATACCCTCAACTCCCGCAATCTCCAGGACCGCGAAGAGGCCTATCAAATGCTTCAGGCGGAACGAGATCGTCGAGGTGGCAGCGATCCGCATCCTACCCGCGGATACCCCACCGAGGCGGCAGATGGTGCCGGATTTTCCCCGACCCCAAATCCGGCACC
This window of the Asticcacaulis excentricus CB 48 genome carries:
- a CDS encoding replication initiator protein A — translated: MAPRKSKISTGPETEDLFRIPTAKASAQAEARAASAIPDDRDEETERGHLDDANPVKRQALLPNRRPEDLLYFLIEPLEVVLKDDMASMESPIYSLSKSIDTTIIRYEHNGNWLEIVPSVKGRATIYDKDLILYCTSHIVRAVNEGRPVSPTIRFSAYDFLQFANRTKSGVAYNSLRDTLVRLNGTRITTNIVTGKERHESVFGLIEHGTIISETRDGRMKEIEVKLSEWVFRGIANAEVLTLHQDYFRLRRPLERRLYELARKHCGSKEEWAMSMELCMKKAGSKGPLKEFRRMVREIVEDNEQTDHFPDYSVAIEGDSIVFRRKARAKLGGRKEPAKVAQPKLNPDSYAKARAVAPGWDVYALEAEWIEFWNTSGRPEFKSADAAFIGFCKSRARDQKR
- a CDS encoding helix-turn-helix domain-containing protein, whose protein sequence is MNGPTGHRPVTPNSLRAEWLAKGFQGLPEGLDFHASLKIIRRYISASDALSSRAKFLLQAMLQLQAQTILAQDGCNEGWCLSAFTVFAKNATFEQMLNLSRRTIQKALAELREMRLVWCNDAPSRNRTRSAGINLLPLFSRIEEFSATIAARTDARKAARFMQVEFARLKIELAGLNRFADPEVCHRIGSLTRRCDVGRRMTDTGRGLEILTDVQQAVDDLKGCVLLRLEDGKDESPQGVDPNAPLTNTLRSSILDVEPKGQMPVTAECSLRAEEPAAVEPCYAPVRGPDAADLAMTVEIGFQKLGLSAFASEDMPPQRSLLLYSRSAAAHIGVTRDVFAQLISRYGEQGAAMILLQAMFDPAVRNPAGWVISFLGRGKSDQLLDLRSPFYRWRSAVGKVRRQVRTGAGSVTGWHQRPPLPG
- a CDS encoding transglycosylase SLT domain-containing protein produces the protein MFSPSLRSALFTLALMIAPATMAAAATACEPHCSSRDPISFDADDFTAFLTEMSISPDARISIHRARLSFYETYTHATPAGHRRTRPRRHLRSAVQNLRRQTNEGLVARAALSHRINLSYFLGLAARESGFNHMARAPTSSAAGLFQFTENTWLCVLRLHGPAAGIDQARMITRRPSGRCSIDSPLARWRLLALRYDPTLNSTMAAELTKDHQSALRSLLGREPTSGELYTLHFLGIDEGNRFLRANLKDLADVVTPRAAASNKSVYYTPQGRPRTVGEVRELIDRSFAVN
- the traL gene encoding type IV conjugative transfer system protein TraL — its product is MDTRIPQYLDEPERYFIFTPDELVVVVVPLGILTIVANFLIGLVAGLTAFWLLRRLKKGGSLTRLLWLMFWILPYEVMGLKKTPPAQHRLMVG
- a CDS encoding type IV conjugative transfer system protein TraE is translated as MDFAKTQQERKLYASRLSVMTVVAAASIVTNACLSMVLVGQSRTIIIPTIPAEVSIDAYGAADPLYLERFARDVSFLFLNRSPETLLYFQREAQKIMEPTAYQEMHKILVRDRQEAIRENRSQSWFPNDFYVDPKTMYVEIRGTIRIEAGGREVDAQNKIYALTFSKNGQLVRLKSFTEITPEDARGEKIKPLQTLTEG
- a CDS encoding type-F conjugative transfer system secretin TraK, with translation MLRSLLLGAAAMMMAASAGAETLNVKGDQALLQVSSSQMSRIHIQGERIATVRTIQGGDGAELLIEKDETTGDVYVGFDGDTSGQSFSAFLTTESGKTVQATFHPVDDTAKTFELKLEGTLSASSPAALQFKRNGYPETMAAFVKLMFNPDRPDGVVCRQGRAQPTQTTNFRVWTIERCDAEGIAGTVLHFKNISTVPQTLSADGFLVRQVLAVGITDELLSPGEEARVYIVEEAR